A window of the Helianthus annuus cultivar XRQ/B chromosome 4, HanXRQr2.0-SUNRISE, whole genome shotgun sequence genome harbors these coding sequences:
- the LOC110937293 gene encoding germacrene A acid 8-beta-hydroxylase produces the protein MELFTIFSIVVSSLILFTFWSLKVPKNLPPGPPKLPIIGNIHLLDKIAPHRNLRNLARKYGPIMHLRLGQVSTVVISSPRLAHEIMKTQDLSFADRPTTTTSQIFFYKASNIAWARYGNYWRQMKKICTLELLSAKKSRSFFYIREEELTRTYKFLDFSSGTPITLRDTIQEMVNNVVSRATLGDVSEDRQFIIDSTYTMLKSFNSFNLFNYYPSLSFINVISGKQAQWLKMHKEVDVILEKILREHRSRPRGKNDHEDLVDVLIRIKETGDLDMAITDDNIKAIILEMLTAGTSSSSMTIEWAFTEMMRNPKIMKKAQTEVRSVVKGDRVTEADIQNLDYTKLVIKETLRLHGVPILVPRENQEDCVVNGYDIPAKTRLLVNAWACATDPDSWEDPDSFIPERFENNSIGYSGADFEFIPFGAGRRICPGMNFGMGTVEYVVANLLLHYDWKLPDGMKPHDIDMREITGISTLPIHPLKIVPISLSK, from the exons ATGGAGCTTTTCACAATCTTCTCCATTGTTGTTTCTTCCCTAATTCTCTTCACTTTTTGGTCACTTAAGGTTCCAAAAAACCTGCCACCCGGTCCTCCAAAGCTCCCGATTATCGGAAACATACATCTACTCGATAAAATAGCCCCCCACCGAAACCTTAGAAACTTGGCTAGGAAATATGGTCCCATCATGCATTTACGGCTCGGGCAAGTGTCTACCGTGGTCATATCCTCACCACGGTTAGCCCACGAGATCATGAAGACCCAAGATCTCAGCTTTGCGGACAGACCCACAACCACAACATctcaaatattcttttataaagCTTCAAATATTGCATGGGCTCGTTATGGGAATTACTGGAGACAGATGAAGAAGATTTGTACTTTAGAGCTCCTCAGTGCCAAAAAAAGCCGATCGTTTTTCTATATTCGAGAGGAGGAGCTTACTCGTACTTATAAGTTTCTTGATTTTTCTTCTGGTACACCTATCACTCTTAGGGATACAATCCAAGAGATGGTTAATAATGTGGTTAGCAGGGCTACGTTAGGCGATGTTAGCGAAGACCGACAGTTTATTATCGATTCTACGTATACTATGTTGAAGTCATTCAACTCTTTTAATTTGTTCAATTATTATCCTAGTTTGAGTTTTATCAATGTCATTTCTGGGAAGCAAGCTCAGTGGTTGAAGATGCACAAGGAAGTTGATGTTATCTTGGAAAAAATCTTGAGGGAACACAGAAGTAGACCACGTGGCAAAAATGATCATGAAGATCTTGTTGATGTCCTTATAAGGATCAAAGAGACCGGTGATCTAGATATGGCCATTACTGATGACAATATCAAAGCAATCATTCTT GAAATGTTGACTGCGGGGACAAGTTCGTCTTCAATGACAATCGAATGGGCATTTACTGAAATGATGAGGAACCCGAAGATAATGAAGAAAGCGCAAACGGAAGTGAGATCAGTGGTGAAGGGCGATAGAGTCACGGAGGCCGACATACAAAATTTGGATTACACAAAGTTGGTAATAAAGGAAACATTGAGGTTGCATGGTGTGCCTATTTTGGTTCCTAGAGAGAACCAGGAGGATTGTGTTGTCAATGGATATGATATTCCAGCCAAGACTAGGTTACTTGTAAACGCTTGGGCATGCGCAACAGACCCCGACAGTTGGGAAGATCCTGATAGCTTCATACCCGAGCGATTTGAAAACAATTCGATTGGTTATTCGGGTGCTGACTTCGAGTTCATTCCGTTTGGTGCTGGCAGGAGAATATGCCCGGGTATGAACTTTGGGATGGGTACGGTTGAATATGTTGTTGCTAATTTGTTGCTGCATTATGACTGGAAGCTTCCTGATGGAATGAAACCTCATGATATTGATATGAGAGAAATTACTGGGATATCTACACTGCCTATACATCCGTTAAAGATTGTCCCTATCTCCCTGTCAAAGTAA